In Theileria parva strain Muguga chromosome 4 map unlocalized ctg_529, whole genome shotgun sequence, one DNA window encodes the following:
- the MAGO2 gene encoding Protein mago nashi-like protein 2, with the protein MPEEDFYLRYYVGHEGKFGHEFLEFELDSNGRLRYANNSNYKRDTMIKKEVYLLNEVVEEFKRIIVESGIVHEDDNEWPHPDRIGKQELEIKLNGNYYTFTTSKIGSLQEIQSSKDPHGLRIFYYLIQDLKCFVFSMISLHFRIKPV; encoded by the exons ATGCCAGAGGAAGATTTCTACTTGAGATACTA TGTTGGCCACGAGGGTAAATTTGGCCACGAATTTCTGGAGTTTGAACTGGATTCTAATGGAAGATTGAGATACGCGAATAATTCAAACTATAAACGAGACACAATGATTAAAAAAGAAG tGTACTTGTTGAATGAAGTTGTGGAGGAGTTCAAGCGTATTATAGTGGAATCTGGTATAGTACATGAGGATGATAACGAGTGGCCGCATCCTGACCGAATTGGTAAACAGGAACTTGAGATTAAGTTGAATGGGAATTATTACACCTTCACAACCTCTAAAATCGGCTCTTTGCAGGAAATTCAATCCTCAAAAGACCCTCACGGACTTCGCATTTTCTATTACCTAATTCAGGATCTCAAATGCTTTGTATTTTCAATGATTTCGCTACACTTCAGG aTTAAACCTGTTTGa